A section of the Pochonia chlamydosporia 170 chromosome 2, whole genome shotgun sequence genome encodes:
- a CDS encoding ubiquitin carboxyl-terminal hydrolase (similar to Neosartorya fischeri NRRL 181 XP_001260257.1) — MSCSHLESLGLAPPTPAQSVYREDCTQCFDSIDDPAGLDVCLQCFNGGCAGDRLHSKLHNSLRSHPLSLNIRRSRKVVTRDEPPAKMSKLAIAAETEEDRYSTALAAKCLECNTDLDITNPKLASVVDVIMKANTFSRKEEVKAWEQELTSCEHVLLMQQHDSRTIEQGELGHCSACDLRENLWLCLECGNLGCGRKQLGGVDGNSHALAHATESGHGVAVKLGSITPEGTADIYCYKCDDERIDDKLGEHLAHWGIMLAERQKTEKSLTEMQIEQNLKWDFSMTTEDGKELQPLFGPGLTGLKNLGNSCYLASIIQCLFDMPVFRDRYFRPNDALPVVEEPAADLETQLRKMGDGLWSGRYSKPDAELSAESHINHQKGLAPAMLKHLIGRGHEEFSTMRQQDAFELLQHLFKLITRSQHPGGLQDPTTPFKFVLEQRLQCLGCNKVRYSANEQDSVFIDVPLEKLPASQGAEDAGDKYKPVTLKECLDNLTAAEKVELTCSACGSTAGFSKQSLFKTFPQILVVNARKMTVVNWVPIKVDVPVIVPDEPFLLDSYVSKGLQPSEEPLPDEPETAAPVFVPDAAAIAQLEGMGFPRNRCERALHATGNSDANAAMEWLFGHMDDADIDAPLDLGGSGGHAASSADPEKIEMLGAMGFGAPQARKALKETGGDVERAVEWLFSHPDDQGIFDDGDGSGVSGQDQAAIKEPAGSTTLPAQFQLQSIVCHKGTSIHAGHYVAFIRKELEGGSAPNWVLFNDEKVVAATDIDEMRKFAYVYFFKRA; from the exons ATGTCCTGCTCACATCTCGAGTCTCTTG GACTCGCTCCTCCGACACCCGCTCAATCTGTTTACCGAGAAGACTGTACCCAGTGCTTTGATTCTATC GATGATCCAGCTGGCCTTGATGTTTGTCTTCAGTGTTTCAACGGCGGCTGTGCTGGTGATCGCCTGCATTCGAAGCTCCACAACTCGCTCCGAAGTCACCCTCTGTCCCTCAACATACGTCGATCTCGAAAGGTCGTCACCCGAGATGAGCCTCCCGCCAAAATGTCAAAGCTCGCTATTGCTGCCGAGACTGAAGAAGATCGATATAGTACCGCTCTTGCCGCGAAATGCCTCGAATGCAATACCGATTTGGATATCACGAACCCAAAGCTGGCATCAGTTGTAGACGTTATCATGAAAGCAAACACCTTTTCACGCAAGGAAGAAGTCAAAGCCTGGGAGCAGGAACTCACCAGCTGCGAACACGTCTTGTTGATGCAGCAACACGATTCCCGTACCATTGAACAGGGTGAACTTGGCCATTGCTCAGCCTGCGACTTGCGGGAAAATCTATGGCTGTGCTTGGAATGTGGTAACTTGGGCTGTGGCCGTAAGCAGTTGGGGGGCGTAGATGGAAACTCCCATGCCCTTGCCCACGCCACTGAATCCGGCCACGGTGTGGCTGTCAAGTTGGGGTCCATCACACCTGAAGGCACGGCCGACATTTACTGTTACAAATGCGATGACGAACGGATCGACGACAAGCTTGGAGAGCACTTGGCCCACTGGGGAATCATGCTTGCCGAGAGGCaaaagacggagaagagcTTGACGGAGATGCAGATTGAGCAGAACCTCAAGTGGGATTTCAGCATGACAACCGAGGACGGGAAAGAGCTTCAGCCATTGTTCGGTCCTGGTTTGACAGGTCTCAAAAACTTGGGAAACAGTTGTTATCTGGCGAGCATCATCCAGTGCCTTTTCGACATGCCCGTATTTCGTGATCGCTACTTTCGACCAAACGATGCCCTACCTGTCGTAGAAGAACCCGCGGCAGATCTCGAGACTCAGCTGCGGAAAATGGGCGACGGTCTGTGGTCGGGCCGCTATTCCAAGCCAGATGCAGAATTATCCGCAGAATCacacatcaaccaccaaaagGGGCTCGCGCCCGCCATGTTGAAGCACCTAATTGGACGTGGGCATGAGGAGTTCTCGACCATGCGACAACAAGATGCATTCGAGCTTCTGCAACATCTTTTCAAGCTTATTACTAGATCGCAACACCCTGGTGGCCTCCAAGATCCAACTACGCCATTCAAGTTTGTCCTGGAACAAAGACTACAATGTCTGGGGTGCAACAAAGTCAGATATAGCGCAAACGAGCAGGACAGTGTCTTTATCGATGTTCCTCTGGAGAAGCTCCCAGCTAGTCAAGGAGCAGAAGATGCTGGGGACAAGTACAAGCCGGTTACACTCAAGGAATGCCTTGATAACTTGACTGCAGCCGAAAAAGTTGAGCTGACCTGCTCAGCATGTGGAAGCACCGCCGGCTTCAGCAAGCAATCGCTTTTCAAAACCTTCCCACAAattcttgttgtcaacgCTCGCAAAATGACGGTCGTCAACTGGGTTCCCATCAAGGTAGATGTCCCAGTCATTGTACCCGATGAGCCCTTCTTACTCGACAGCTACGTGTCAAAGGGCCTGCAACCCTCGGAAGAGCCGCTGCCAGACGAGCCGGAAACCGCAGCCCCAGTATTTGTTCCAGACGCTGCTGCAATAGCCCAGCTAGAAGGCATGGGATTTCCTCGAAACCGATGCGAGAGAGCGTTGCATGCAACCGGAAACTCGGATGCTAATGCTGCCATGGAATGGCTCTTCGGACACAtggatgatgctgatatTGACGCTCCACTTGACCTTGGTGGTTCTGGGGGACATGCTGCCAGCTCCGCCGATCCTGAAAAGATTGAAATGCTCGGGGCCATGGGCTTTGGTGCTCCACAGGCGAGGAAAGCACTAAAAGAAACTGGCGGCGATGTTGAGCGTGCAGTTGAGTGGCTTTTTAGTCATCCAGATGATCAAGGCATTTTCGACGACGGGGATGGCTCTGGCGTCAGTGGACAGGACCAGGCTGCCATCAAGGAACCCGCCGGTAGCACGACACTCCCAGCACAATTCCAACTGCAGTCAATCGTTTGCCACAAAGGAACCAGCATTCATGCCGG ACACTATGTGGCGTTTATCCGGAAAGAGCTTGAGGGTGGATCGGCGCCTAACTGGGTGCTCTTCAACGATGAAAAGGTCGTGGCGGCCACTGACATTGACGAAATGCGCAAATTTGCGTATGTCTACTTTTTTAAGAGGGCGTAA
- a CDS encoding dead box ATP-dependent rna helicase (similar to Neosartorya fischeri NRRL 181 XP_001260255.1), whose product MAATKHALAEDETVRPSKKTKVHNGDNVSEAQLKKEKKDKKREKKDKKEKKKRKAEDSELTDGDSRENDLEAQRKAAKKAEKKERKEKKLREGQESPEATATEENGGEPTEQPKKSKKDKKKKENKVSNGETANTASGPYAQTVSLSNIAQADIDTFMSTNQITITDPRGEVSSLRPVTEFHHLPSTNLLEKTPSPFANYKAPTPIQAASWPSTLSGRDVVGVAETGSGKTMAFALPCVEAVSAIGKKGTKAVIVSPTRELAMQTHTQLASLAALAKLKCVCLYGGSSKDDQRALVNRGADIIVATPGRLKDFMSDGTVDLSGCCFAVLDEADRMLDKGFEDDIKQILGACPIREKRQTLMFTATWPQSVQALASTFMVDPVKITIGSGGKETENGSVELQANTRIAQTVEVVDPKDKEFRLLQILKKHQQGKQKNDRILVFCLYKKEATRVENFLSRKGIRVGGIHGDLKQEQRTRSLEAFKTGQTPVLVATDVAARGLDIPEVKLVINVTFPLTIEDYVHRIGRTGRAGNTGEAHTMFTIQDKAHSGSLVNILKGANQPVPDELLKFGTTVKKKTHDMYGSFFKDVDMTQKSTKITFD is encoded by the exons ATGGCCGCAACAAAGCACGCACTCGCCGAGGATGAGACCGTTCGACCGagcaaaaagacaaaggtcCACAATGGCGACAATGTTTCCGAAGCCCAattgaagaaagaaaagaaggacaagaagagggagaagaaggacaagaaggagaaaaagaagcGCAAGGCAGAAGATTCTGAGCTTACAGACGGTGATTCAAGAGAGAACGATCTTGAGGCACAACGCAAGGCCGCGAAGAAAGCCGAGAAAAAGGAGcggaaagaaaagaagctcaGAGAAGGACAAGAGTCGCCAGAGGCGACTGCTACTGAAGAGAATGGTGGCGAGCCTACTGAGCAACCCAAAAAGtccaaaaaggacaagaagaagaaggaaaacaAAGTTAGCAATGGTGAAACTGCTAACACTGCATCTGGTCCATATGCGCAAACCGTCAGCCTGTCCAACATCGCTCAAGCGGATATTGATACCTTCATGTCGACCAACCAAATTACCATCACTGACCCCAGAGGCGAGGTATCATCGCTGCGACCTGTTACCGAATTTCACCATCTTCCTTCCACGAACTTGCTCGAGAAGACTCCATCACCGTTCGCGAACTACAAGGCTCCTACTCCGATCCAGGCTGCCTCGTGGCCGTCAACACTTTCTGGCAGGGATGTCGTTGGTGTCGCTGAGACCGGTTCGGGAAAGACCATGGCTTTCGCATTGCCCTGTGTTGAGGCTGTTTCTGCCATTGGTAAGAAGGGTACCAAGGCTGTCATTGTCTCTCCAACCCGTGAGCTTGCCATGCAGACACATACACAGTTGGCGTCACtagccgccttggccaaaTTGAAATGCGTCTGCTTGTACGGTGGTTCGTCAAAGGACGACCAAAGAGCCCTGGTCAATCGAGGTGCCGATATCATCGTGGCTACTCCTGGCCGCTTAAAGGACTTCATGTCCGACGGCACTGTCGATTTGAGCGGGTGCTGTTTCGCCGTTCTCGACGAGGCTGATCGCATGCTCGACAAAGGATTCGAGGATGACATCAAACAGATTCTCGGGGCCTGCCCCATCAGAGAGAAGCGACAGACTCTCATGTTCACTGCAACCTGGCCGCAGTCTGTGCAGGCTCTGGCTTCCACTTTCATGGTTGATCCCGTCAAAATCACGATTGGTTCCGGTGGCAAAGAAACCGAGAACGGCTCTGTTGAACTGCAAGCCAATACTCGCATCGCCCAAACAGTTGAGGTTGTCGAccccaaggacaaggagttCCGCCTGCTCCAAATTCTGAAAAAGCACCAGCAGGGCAAGCAGAAGAACGACCGCATTCTTGTATTCTGCTTGTACAAGAAGGAAGCCACGCGCGTTGAGAACTTTCTCAGCCGCAAGGGTATTCGCGTTGGTGGCATTCATGGTGATCTGAAGCAGGAACAGCGAACACGAAGCTTGGAGGCATTCAAAACCGGCCAGACACCAGTGCTTGTTGCTACCGATGTGGCTGCTCGTGGATTGGACATTCCCGAGGTTAAGCTCGTTATCAATGTGACC TTCCCATTGACAATTGAGGATTACGTCCACCGAATTGGTCGAACTGGCCGTGCTGGTAACACTGGCGAGGCTCACACAATGTTTACCATCCAAGACAAGGCGCACTCCGGATC CTTGGTCAACATTCTCAAGGGTGCAAATCAGCCCGTCCCCGATGAACTTCTCAAGTTCGGCACGActgtcaagaagaagactcaCGACATGTACGGATCGTTTTTTAAGGATGTTGACATGACCCAAAAGTCGACCAAGATTACATTTGACTAG
- a CDS encoding maltose permease (similar to Talaromyces marneffei ATCC 18224 XP_002143899.1), producing the protein MPATTADTLVSAKDTDAYDVEHDDQVASEAEAGPSRALGIDQTRDITEAEHELGFWKAIQMYPKATFWAMFFCIAVVMAGFDAQIITSFYALPAFQRKYGDKVGDHYEIAAPWQTGLGMGNPIGQAVGALASSYPLHLLGRRKTLAICCVWSIGFVFVQFFATSIGMLCAGELLGGLAYGFYVVIAPTYASEICPVTLRGFLTTSVNLAFVIGQFIAQGCAAGVETRLDEWAYKIPFAIQWVWPVVLLAGLPFAPESPYWLVRRGQRDEARKALLKLTSSKNRPDIEKLLVGIEQTDLLEQQYETETTYYDCFKGVSLVRTEISVMVYLIQVIGGNPLIGYANYFFEQAGLSSSDAFNMGVGNTALGFVGTVISWPLMNYFKLGRRTIYTSGMIVMTILLFVIGFLSIPKDNKGAIWAMASLMDLWTFVYQMTVGPICFVVISEISATRLRERTIAIATAVQACASIVFTVAMPYMLNSNEANWGGKAGFLFGAISIVCLVWCYFRLPESRNRTYEELDILFQRRIPARQFKDYDLLAEADAARDRTGPADPN; encoded by the exons atgcCTGCCACAACTGCAGATACGCTAGTGTCAGCCAAGGATACAGACGCCTACGATGTTGAGCATGACGACCAAGTCGCCAGCGAGGCCGAGGCAGGGCCATCGCGAGCTTTAGGCATTGATCAGACACGCGACATCACGGAGGCAGAGCACGAACTGGGCTTCTGGAAAGCCATCCAAATGTATCCAAAGGCGACTTTCTGGGCCATGTTTTTCTGTATTGCTGTCGTCATGGCCGGATTCGATGCGCAGATTATCACTTCCTTCTACGCTCTGCCCGCTTTCCAGCGCAAATATGGTGATAAGGTTGGTGATCACTACGAGATTGCCGCGCCTTGGCAGACAGGTCTCGGCATGGGGAACCCCATCGGCCAAGCCGTGGGCGCTCTCGCAAGTAGTTATCCGCTGCATTTGCTGGGCCGACGGAAAACACTTGCCATCTGCTGCGTGTGGTCCATTGGCTTTGTCTTTGTTCAATTTTTCGCCACGTCTATTGGCATGCTCTGCGCTGGCGAGCTTTTGGGTGGCCTCGCCTACGGATTCTACGTTGTCATCGCCCCGACATATGCCTCTGAAATATGTCCCGTTACTCTGAGAGGCTTTCTTACAACGTCGGTCAACCTGGCTTTCGTTATCGGACAGTTTATTGCCCAGGGATGCGCCGCTGGCGTAGAAACGCGCTTGGACGAATGGGCTTACAAAATACCTTTT GCCATTCAATGGGTGTGGCCAGTTGTGCTACTGGCAGGACTCCCCTTTGCACCGGAAAGCCCATATTGGCTCGTTCGTCGTGGCCAAAGAGACGAAGCCCGTAAAGCTTTGCTCAAGCTCACTTCTAGCAAAAACCGTCCCGATATTGAAAAGCTCCTAGTGGGAATAGAACAAACTGACTTACTTGAACAACAATATGAAACCGAAACAACCTACTATGATTGTTTCAAAGGCGTCAGCCTTGTGCGTACTGAGATCTCTGTCATGGTTTACCTGATCCAGGTCATTGGAGGAAATCCGTTAATTGGCTATGCAAACTACTTTTTCGAGCAAGCGGGATTGAGCTCCTCCGATGCGTTTAATA TGGGTGTGGGTAATACGGCCCTTGGATTTGTTGGTACTGTTATTTCTTGGCCGTTGATGAATTAT TTCAAACTGGGCCGCAGAACTATTTACACCTCCGGAATGATAGTCATGACTATACTACTTTTCGTCATTGGCTTTTTGAGCATACCGAAAGACAACAAAGGCGCTATATGGGCCATGGCATCCCTGATGGATCTTTGGACATTTGTGTACCAAATGACGGTTGGACCAATTTGCTTCGTCGTCATATCGGAGATTTCGGCCACGCGATTGCGTGAGCGCACCATTGCCATCGCCACAGCTGTCCAGGCGTGCGCAAGTATTGTATTCACCGTCGCCATGCCATACATGCTGAACTCGAACGAGGCGAACTGGGGCGGCAAAGCTGGATTCCTTTTCGGAGCCATCAGcattgtttgccttgtttggtgTTACTTTCGCCTCCCCGAGAGTCGGAACAGAACATACGAGGAACTGGACATCCTCTTTCAGCGCAGAATTCCGGCTCGCCAGTTCAAGGACTATGATCTATTGGCGGAAGCTGACGCAGCCCGCGATCGCACCGGCCCGGCTGATCCAAATTGA
- a CDS encoding RmlC-like cupin (similar to Glarea lozoyensis ATCC 20868 XP_008078117.1), protein MVPPFHYHIDQAEAFRIVQGEGHIFRNSTDKPWVTLSANDPHGLKTAVIPKLEYHTIHNASTTEPMIMDVHLSPEDYVSEERFFRNFFGYLDDCKRAGQEPSLFQLMVFLKASDTPLGLGNSAGWLGHLWSRVFYETTSWWGYWVLGYQPSYQEYYTDNTSKGK, encoded by the coding sequence ATGGTGCCACCGTTTCACTATCACATTGACCAAGCAGAAGCGTTTCGTATTGTGCAGGGCGAGGGCCATATATTCCGCAATTCCACCGACAAACCTTGGGTAACGCTCTCTGCAAATGATCCCCATGGCCTCAAAACTGCAGTTATTCCCAAGCTGGAATACCACACAATACACAACGCGTCGACCACGGAGCCAATGATTATGGATGTGCATTTGAGTCCAGAGGACTATGTGAGCGAGGAGCGATTCTTTCGAAATTTCTTTGGCTACTTGGATGACTGCAAGAGAGCAGGCCAAGAGCCAAGTCTTTTCCAACTAATGGTCTTCCTGAAGGCATCGGATACACCACTCGGACTTGGGAACTCGGCGGGATGGCTTGGACACTTATGGAGTCGTGTCTTCTACGAAACAACCAGTTGGTGGGGATACTGGGTCCTTGGGTACCAGCCAAGCTACCAAGAATACTACACAGACAACACATCGAAGGGAAAATGA
- a CDS encoding mitotic spindle checkpoint component MAD2 (similar to Neurospora tetrasperma FGSC 2508 XP_009853665.1): MSSKEQRPKEKDKDKDKSKVHKLSLKGSSRLVAEFFQYSIHTILFQRGVYPAEDFTAVKKYGLNMLGTAAFQTVYTCLRTANQDSQIVSADDQVKAYIKKIMSQLDKWMIGGKISKLVIVITDKDTGEHVERWQFDVQISQPPPKSKSKSKSSPSQSADQENTPQGAPAIEPDKTEAEIQSEIAAIFRQITASVTFLPQLNGDCTFNVLVYADADSDVPVEWGDSDAKEIANGEHVQLRGFSTANHRVDTLVSYRLGD, translated from the exons ATGTCCTCCAAAGAGCAACGGCCgaaagagaaggacaaggataAGGACAAGTCCAAGGTGCACAAGCTGTCCCTCAAGGGCAGCTCTAGGTTGGTTGCCGAGTTT TttcaatactcaatacaCACAATTCT GTTCCAACGTGGTGTCTATCCTGCCGAAGATTTTACCGC CGTAAAGAAATATGGCTTGAACATGCTCGGTACCGCAGCCTTCCAAACCGTGTACACCTGCCTGCGGACAGCTAATCAAGATTCGCAAATAGTCTCGGCCGACGACCAAGTCAAGGCGTATATTAAGAAAATCATGAGCCAGCTCGACAAATGGATGATTGGCGGTAAAATATCGAAGCTTGTCATCGTCATTACGGACAAGGATACCGGCGAACACGTCGAGCGCTGGCAATTCGAT GTTCAAATCTCACAACCGCCACCTAAATCTAAATCCAAGTCCAAATCCTCACCGTCCCAGTCGGCCGATCAAGAAAATACCCCCCAAGGCGCGCCTGCGATAGAGCCTGACAAAACTGAAGCCGAGATCCAATCCGAAATAGCTGCTATATTCCGCCAAATTACTGCCTCTGTCACATTTTTGCCTCAATTGAATGGCGATTGTACGTTTAATGTACTCGTATACGCCGATGCAGACAGCGATGTTCCTGTTGAATGGGGTGATTCGGATGCCAAGGAAATCGCAAACGGGGAGCATGTTCAGCTTCGAGGTTTCAGTACAGCGAATCATCGTGTAGACACCCTAGTCAGTTACAGGTTAGGGGACTAG
- a CDS encoding oligosaccharide translocation protein RFT1, variant (similar to Magnaporthe oryzae 70-15 XP_003715813.1), producing the protein MASSTRTPDDDAKGSSSTASPRPSMVKGASLLIVLQLISRLVTFVANQLLLRFLTAPLLGLSTQLEVYYLSVLFFARESLRVAIQRQETGEGLTMDKRGESQAVVNLGYLAIVLGFFVSGGLGWTYLAYANQSTLETPYLVQSVYLYGLASMIELVSEPCFVLMQTRLQFGTRATAEAIATFLRCIIVFGSAVWASKRHLELGVLPFALGQLTYGASLLLVYLHSGYGLARSMGFSLLPRPVSGDNSFLGTYLYKPTLTLAGSMMAQSVVKHLLTQGDTFLISLLSTPDIQGVYALANNYGGLLARLLFQPVEESSRSYFSRLLVASSDKTVAKTVSPAVQEAKKSFQTLTRLYILLSAVIVSLGPFAAPSLLAIVAGGRWIAAGAGDVLSMYCFYIPFLALNGLTESFVASVASEAEVHKQSMWMAVFSVAFATSAFVFMSVFPLGARGLVLANIINMLCRITWSLVFITGYFGRNKTTLSFRSLVPESTVALALSTLVLMHQLHVLENAGSRPIMTLTKIAGSAIPLLLLIVFLERHFLLECFQSLRGRKAAKQQ; encoded by the exons ATGGCGTCGTCTACGAGGACgccagatgatgatgccaaaggcAGTTCTAGCaccgcctcgcctcgcccaTCCATGGTCAAAGGCGCGTCTCTGTTGATCGTGCTGCAACTCATCTCCCGCCTCGTCACCTTTGTCGCAAACCAGCTCCTCCTACGCTTTCTCACCGCACCGTTACTAGGCCTCTCTACTCAACTCGAGGTTTACTACCTCTCTGTCTTGTTCTTCGCGCGTGAAAGCTTGCGTGTTGCCATACAGCGTCAGGAGACAGGTGAAGGATTGACCATGGACAAGCGTGGGGAGAGCCAAGCCGTCGTTAATTTGGGATATTTAGCCATCGTGCTGGGTTTCTTTGTTAGCGGTGGTTTGGGATGGACATATCTCGCGTACGCGAATCAATCGACTCTGGAGACACCGTATCTGGTTCAATCGGTTTATCTATATGGCTTGGCTTCCATGATTGAGCTTGTCTCGGAACCATGTTTCGTCCTCATGCAAACAAGACTGCAATTCGGTACCCGAGCCACGGCGGAGGCTATAGCCACATTTCTTAGATGCATCATTGTCTTCGGCTCTGCGGTCTGGGCGTCCAAAAGACATCTCGAACTCGGGGTCTTGCCATTTGCTCTTGGCCAACTCACTTATGGTGCATCCCTGCTCCTTGTCTACCTCCACTCAGGATACGGTCTCGCAAGGTCGATGGGCTTCTCACTCCTACCTAGACCTGTCTCCGGTGACAATAGCTTTCTCGGCACATACCTCTACAAGCCGACCCTGACGCTTGCGGGGAGCATGATGGCGCAAAGCGTCGTGAAACACCTTCTCACCCAGGGCGACACCTTTCTCATCTCACTTCTTTcgacaccagacatccaaGGTGTTTATGCACTGGCGAACAACTATGGCGGCCTTTTGGCGCGATTGCTCTTCCAACCAGTTGAAGAAAGCAGCCGCAGCTATTTCTCCAGGTTGCTAGTCGCCAGTTCCGACAAAACGGTAGCCAAAACCGTGTCGCCAGCTGtgcaagaagcaaagaaaagtTTCCAGACTCTCACGAGGCTCTACATTCTTCTATCTGCAGTCATTGTCAGTCTTGGGCCATTCGCTGCACCATCACTacttgccattgtcgctgGTGGGCGGTGGATAGCTGCAGGAGCTGGCGATGTCCTCAGCATGTACTGCTTCTACATTCCTTTCCTTGCACTTAATGGTCTCACTGAGTCCTTTGTTGCATCTGTCGCATCAGAAGCCGAGGTGCACAAGCAATCGATGTGGATGGCCGTCTTTTCAGTTGCCTTTGCCACATCCGCTTTCGTCTTCATGAGCGTATTTCCATTGGGAGCCCGCGGCCTTGTTCTGGCCAACATTATCAACATGCTGTGTCGTATTACATGGAGCCTTGTTTTTATCACAGGTTACTTCGGAAGGAACAAGACCACCCTTTCCTTCAGGTCTCTGGTACCAGAGAGCACGGTTGCGCTGGCGCTCTCGACACTCGTCCTCATGCACCAACTGCATGTCCTTGAGAATGCAGGGTCAAGGCCAATCATGACGCTTACAAAGATTGCTGGCTCGGCAATTCCATTACTTCTTTTAAT TGTATTCCTAGAAAGACATTTCCTTCTCGAATGCTTCCAGTCTCTGCGTGGCCGGAAAGCTGCCAAACAACAATAA